AAGActgagctgtttctttttttttccatcgaCTACATTAGCATCATCCCCCATGACTTATTGCAGAGTGCTGTTGGACACCTTTGTGCACCTCCTCACTACGTATTTGCACTGTTTATGGTATTTGTTACTGTGCTTATCAACAGGATGTATCGTGGCCATTTCCCCTCTTGTCAAGCCGTATTGTAAAGCTCATATATTGAAAATATCAATCTTCACCAAGAGTGGAGCAGAACTGGCTTCACCCGTATTAACAGTGTGTATATACTACCCCCCAGAGCATCAAAGCTGTAACTGCAGTCAGACTGAACCTTAGTTACTGCAGTgacccagacagacagactcattGATAGATAGAGAGATTGACACTTTTAAGTGTTAGTTTATCcattaaaaagctgaaaatattaGGTAAAGTGTGATCTTACCAGTTTCACCTTTACTACAAATGTCAAATATCGTCTTTGCTGTTTATAAAGCATGTGTTTTTATCACTATACATAACTGACTGGTCATAAAAGCTACTGTAGCACAAGTGTTATTTGTGACATTACCAATAAGTAATTCAAGAGACCATTTTCCATCCATGTTGcagtgattttatttacatggttccacaaaaaaattaaatgtacagTCCTAATAATATTAGagtaaactagaaaattccaagaaattttgaagtgccacgggtcggcgtcccctcgcccgtcgtcccctcgcccgtcgtcccctcgcccgtcaaagcaatcctgctgaaatttccgttcggagaaccaattgaccttgattcagtcagtgtgtctgtatatctgtctctttgtgtgtctgtgtatatgtgtgagtgcatctgtatatctgtctctgtgtatgtctgtgtaaatgtgtgagtacgtctgtatatacgactctatttgtgtctgtgtatatgtgtgagcgcgtgtctatatctgtctctgtgtgtatgtctgtgtatatgtgtgagcgtgtgtctatatctctctatttctgtctgtgtatatgtgcgattgtgtctctgtatatgtgcgagtgcgtgtctctgtgtgtgtctgtgtatatgtgtgagtgcgtgtctatatctgtctctgtgtgtatgtctgtgtatatgtgtgagcgtgtgtctatatctctctatttctgtctgtgtatatgtgtgattgtgtctgtgtatatgtgtgagtgcgtgtctctttgtgcgtctgtgtatatgtgtgagtgcgtctgtatatctgtctctgtgtatgtctgtgtacatgtgtgagcgtgtgtctatatctctctatttctgtcagcttttgtgtatatctctctatttctgtctgtgtatatgtgtgattgtgtgtctgtatatgtgcgagtgcgtgtctctgtgtgtgtctgtgtatatgtgtgagtgcgtgtctatacctgtctctgtgtgtatgtctgtgtatatgtgtgagcgtgtctatatctctctatttctgtctgtgtatatgtgtgattgtgtctctgtgtgtgtctgtctatatgtgtctctgtgtgtgtctgtttatatgtgtgagtgctcaaggtcagaggtcaaggtcttctgagccatttaaactttgaacggcgtttctgtgacaaagtatgacgaagcagtgaggctccaaagtgaggtgggtttaatcaacagcaacagctgcacacagacctgagctgagggacctgcggttgccacggtgatttgagaattcagtctggtcagagctcagactccctccaaaactctcccaaaattggcttttgaccacctcccgaactacttcgaattgcgagcaaaccgttgctccgttcccaaaagcgaaaccaccgtgagaggcagaagagtctggggattccagcagtctttgtttgatttgaaaagtccttaaaatgagcgtgtagggacagtgcgaagtcagagtgaaatagtttttagtgaaaccttgatttgcattgcagtcaattggagcaaaagcaggtgttgctggcgctctgagcgttcctgtgtaaatttggtgaggagcagagctgtcaaacttagattttctgaatcccaagacctgtgtctacgttttcccaaaaaatcatttgtctccctttcacggtttggccgtgagctcgagttaaaaatgaaaatgtgggtgaatttttcacagtgctctcactctagttaacgagcgtctccactctaacttggaggaaaaagtgaatcggactgctcctttgaacgctcgtagttcgaaaaccgtacaacttaggagaaaaaggtttgatgttctggaaagagcacaagatttcctccgttttgacgtttgaatgacaattctaggtgcacgtatgactgagctacacgactgagaaaataggtgaaattcggaggcgatttttctccaaatcccattcattcctatggaagattttttgtggttttttgggaataactttgggaaaaatgggaatatcgactacccagaacttagcacaccattcccgatcgagccgcacgttttgatatatatattgttggggttcATCCAGCGGTATGACCCGCATTAAGTGCCGAAAATCAggcggaataataataatattatgaagaagaataataagtatgggcgaagaataagtagtgcctcgtgctatgcacagaggccactacttctactgtgtagaagtagtggcctctgtgcttatagcccgtggcactaaattacTTATACTGTAAATATATCATCTGGGCAATAACCATAAAATGCTCTTGTTTAAAACAATTTAGCTTGAactgagtgtgactgagtggaTAGTTGTGAAAACATCACTTGAGGATTGCATTGTTTGCTATCCCTGCACAGCATCTCTGAGAGAATGGGCATCACTTGCTTGTGTAACCTGTAGATGTGAAGACCTCTCAGGAGCTTTATCAAGTTCACTTCCTCCCGTGTTTGGTATGTGAGCTCATCTCAATTCCTTAGCTATGGATTCCTAAGAAATACTCCATTACAACACAGTAAGCTGGGCGTGATCCATAattgtcctttcttttttcctgaaacttCCTGTGATGCAAGTTTCATCAAGTTTCAGCAGGAGGGATGCTCATTGCCCAAGCAAACACTGTGCCAGTagaataaaaattaagaaaagagacaaagaaaaacggGAAAAAAAGGACTTAGGCAGGTCTTATGGCCAAGTGATAACTAAAAATTTGGTTGTATAATGGACAGTTCTATTAATATATGTAGGTCACCccaaagaaaatgtcacatcaCAGGATCAAAGGCAACAGGGGCtaattttctcagtttttttttttttttcggctcATTTTATAATGAACAAAGTTGTAATAAGAATTCAGTCCTGCTGAAGCCAACTCATCTCCATAGTTTGCTGCCATGATAATCTTTTCTTCACAGGCAGCGTAGAAGATGAAATGAGACCTGGGAGATTTCCTCTACAGAGATAATTagccctctcctcttcctcatgaGCTTCTCACCCAGTGTCACTGTTGTTGCCTAGTAACCAACTGGGCTAAAAACTCAGTGTGACCCTGTTCTGGCACTAAGTATACTGGTGgcaaatcatcatcaccatcatttcaTGGTTATTGATGAATCGAGGTGAGCAGGGTCAGTTATGAGACACATTAATATAGGCCTTTTCATGCTACATCTCTAGCTGTTGGAGCATTAATCCATGTTTTCCAGCTGAAGAGCAGGCACCCACACACAATGGCTGGGTGATACAAAACTGTAGAAATTGACATATTAACCGAACAAGGCAGCAGCCGGCTGATATCTGAAGCAACATGGGACTATTGTGACATGGAATAAATCAGTCAGTATCTGTCTGGTTTAGAAACATATGACGTAAGATTATGTTATATCAAGCAAATATTTTTATACTAAAGTAATACACGCCTGAGACATGTACTTCTAGTCTTTTTTCACCATGTTAGCACTACACTATTTTAAATGTCCCTCAAAGTGATCATCACGACCTATAATGTCATGGTTTTGTACACACAGTCACTGAAAATGTAATGCTCAATCATCTGTAGGCTATCTGTTTTTCACTggccaaaaaaaacccaactctgttttaatatttgtagAGCTAAGCGTCTTACTTTTCTTTGATAATTGTCTTCGGAGATTAAAAACTTTATTAGATTTATTCCTTGATGGTTGTGCAGAAATTGAGATCATAGACCATGTATTTTGAATAAAGGGAAACACAACATGATATCcaacaattaaacaaatttaAGCTGATAATTACAACAAATTAAGGGTGTGTAATAATACAACATGATATAATATGAAGAATAAGAATATTATTCTACAAAAAATACTTCTGTTAAAATGCAACACGGGCTGTTAGGTGTAGATTAGGAGTTGGGATTAGgtggtgtgtttatttttccaatttGGATTGGCCAAATTAAGGTTAAAGCAAACATAACTGTACATAACTGTAACGCCTCTCTGCTGTCATGTCCAGAAAGGTCCACTAGGTGGCAGGATATTCAGTAACAGGGTGCTCTACCTCATTTAATCCATTAATTTTATAGCAATTTAACGTTGAATTGCCTTGCTTGCAATGTTGAAAACAATATCTGGCAAATTATgagctaaattaaaaatataaagctAATACAGAGGactcagacattttcatttctcattctcaTCTCATTGAACATATGAAACATTGACGAAGGAAGAAATCAATCTAATCCTATTTCTGAAATGAGATATATGATAAAAGAGGATAAAGATAGATGATAAAGAGGAAGAATATGTATACAATAAATTGGCAGGGCAAGAAttccttatttatttacagGGGCATAAAATACATTCAATGTAACAtagcaaaacagacaaaacataaaagaaagtATTAGATCAATAAGGatagtgaaaaagaaagtatttcGAGTGGATAATACATACAATACGAGGTccaaaattataaaataaaacaatataataatatgtAATGTTTGTGTAATGTGCAACTCACatataaatcaaaaatgtacattttacaaCCACTATCATCCCAAAATCTATTGCCTCTAAAAAGTGATCGTTATTTTCCAAATGAGCAGTGGAGCCACAGTAGCAGCTGCTCGAACAGCGTCTGCTGTCTTTGCACTTTTAACTTTACACCACGAGGGGTCAACGGAACTCAAAATGGCGGCTGCACCAGTCCGGGAGTGGAGCGATGAGCAGCTAAAAAGTGACGATCTTCCCAAAAAAGACATAATAAAGTTCATTCAGGACAATGCAGCTCACTCGGTATGTTTACACCTTAAGTCTCTCGGTGATTTGAATTGGAATatctgcaaatgaaaatgtttaggCTTTGTAAAAACTGTAGCATGCTGCGTGGTTAGCTAAGACAAGCTGCTGTTTTAGCATCTGCAGAGGTggaatatataaaaacacacacaaaagagacaagTAGCTGATCATTACTTCATTTGACTGCGAGCAGAAACAGAACTACTTGAGCTCTCATATCTGAGCAAACATGGTGTTGGTCATGGTCATGAAGCTAACTCCTCTATCTGCACTTGGTTCTGCAGTTCCTCAATGACCACAAGCTGCTGggaaacattaaaaatgtggccaaaacagcaaagaaagagCAACTAATCATCGCCTACAATCAGCTCTTTGAGAGCAAAgtaagtgttgttttttttaacccacaCTAACGCAGCATCGCTGGAGATTGTGAACAGTGGATTGTGTGACAAcctcattcagacagtgaatgtgtttgtgtccttaCTTTCTTTGCAGAGGTTTAAAGGCACAGAACCAGTAGAAGAAGtaacagagcaggtcaaagctGTCAAAATTGAAGAAAAGCCCAAAGAAGTCAAGACAGAGGTTGTGGATGAGGTACTGGTTCAAGGGTTCACTTTTGCTTTGCATTGGTTGTACTGTGAAACTGAACTGCTactgtgtgtttactttttcaGGGTCCTCCCAAGTTCACCAAATCAGTGCTGAAGAAAGGCGACAAAACAAACTTCCCGAAGAAAGGCGACACTGTGAGCTGCTGGTACACTGGCACCTTGGAGGATGGCACTGTGTTTGACACCAACATTCCCacaggtgagacagacacaccTTAATATTCTAACTGCTCTGTGATCAGGAAGGCCACCCTGATCACAGAGGACCGCTCTCACTTCCTTTCACTACCTCTTCCAGCTACTGCCGTCAGGCAGAAGGTATAAAGTCAAAATCATTAATTCCATCAGCATCAACCATGCTGAACACACTCAAATAGACACTCTACCACTTGCAGTCTTCAGCGGTCCCTTTCGATGTGCAAGtcatgtgtgttttgatgttcCTTACGTGTGATGTCAGTATGTTGAATTGTgtggtttatttcttttatctgGTTTTTAACATGTTGGATGGAATTGTGGGAATATTTATTGGAGTCTGTCACCGTGTTGGGCAGACAGTGGAGCTTTCTTGATTTCTAAATTGTCTTTTATCTATTGTCTTTTGAGATAGATATAAAATTTTTTACATATATCATTATTCTTATAGATTCTAAATTCTTAGTCGGAGACTCAGGTTTAAACTGTTAATGTACCTCTCTTATAGCGGCTAAAAAGAAGAAGCAGGCTAAACCACTCAGCTTCAAGGTTGGCATGGGCAGAGTCATCAGAGGAGTAAGTCAATCCTTTTTCTTGCTAACCACATTTCCCCTAGTTTCTAATTTTGATCCTTTTCCCCACTGCATGTTCTCACCAGTAATCTTTGCTTCCACAGTGGGATGAGGCGCTTCTGACAATGAGCAAGGGAGAAACAGCCCGTTTGGAGATTGACCCAGAGTGGGCATATGGAAAGAAGGGCGTACCTGAGTCCAAGTATCCTTTACTCTGGCTGCTTCAATGACtcactttgtatttgtgttgtggttCACTGTGTTTAAGTTGCACCTAAAATTGTATTCTTTCATTTAGCAGTGAATTGATTTTCCTCTTAACTCGTCAATCAGAATTCCACCAAATGCAAAACTGATTTTTGAGGTGGAGCTTGTGGCTGTGGATTAACTGACAAACGCTGGCCAGCATGTGTTACACTTCACTGGTGGACAACACTCATTTCAAGACCTCTCCTTAAAGATCAAGTTCAAATGCCATTTTGATTGTATTGTGCCCTCCACACGTTCCCATTCATCAAAATGTTATGTACAAAATGGAAACATTAAGTTTTTAGGAAAATGGCATAGCTTGTCAATAATGTACATATTAGAAGTCCTTATTCTTTTTTGCATGTATAatgtaaatgataaataaacctGTTTCATGGACTTGGTTAAAACTATGGATGTAAAATTgatcttgttttgtctttataaATGTCTAAATTTTCTTGACATTAGACATCTTACAAGCATattaaggaaaacaaaaaaaagggtaTTGGCACAGAGCATCATTTatacatttcaacatttaaaccAATGGGATAAACACCTGAAATATcaaattctaatttaaaatttCCACTTTAATCCAGGATGTCATTCTTGAAAAGTTttgataaataaacatttccattGCAGGACAGATCACACAACACTCAGTCTGTCCAAGCCAAATTTTATTCTATACAGGACAAAATTTAACTTGGTAAAAATCGCAAATAGCAGTCATGCTTCTTTGGATAACTGAAGCATTTAGGAGTTGGCGTTGGGTCCCTTCTTCTTTCCAAAGGTGGGAACAACGTTCACAAAGCGCCTGTTGTACTGGATGCGACGCTTAGCGCGACcagtcttctttttctttttctcctgcttgtCAACCTGAATAAAACGGCAAAAAGTCATTTCATAATTTCAAACAATTCTATTCATCCATGTGAGATATTCATAATAACTAGCTcttctaaaaagaaaattaataattttaaaagtAACAATATACTTCTTGTTGATAGGTGAAAAGGTAAATTCGTATGAgttgatattttattaaaatgaggTAGAGTTGAGTATTTTCTCACCTTGGGCGTCTGTCCCCTCACTTTTCCAGCACGGGCCAGAGAACCGTGAACTTTTCCTGGTGGAGGGGGAAGTAAAAAGGTTTTATTGCAACAGTTCAGACAAATTCACAGCCTCATTTCACGCAATCTATCTACAATCTTAAACATTTGTGTGCAGGCAGAGGTAGTAGTTATCATACATGAAGCACAGCATACCCATGACAAGCTCGAATTTGACAACATCAAAATTAATTTGTTGTGGGAAACTAGATGCACTGGCTTATGACTTCTTCCCAGTGTGTAATGGGCAGCTTCCGAAATCCATTTCAGGATGTCAAACATGTAGTGTTGTGCCTGGATACTGACCTCCCAGCAGCCTGCCAGCCACCTCCAGGGTGCAGTGCTCTGAGACTCCACAGGATACCAGGGAGGCATCATTCTCCAGTGGGCATCCAGCAAGCAACAGCACCTGATCCTCCACCAGGAGACCCTCAAGAGCCTGGACATGGGCCTGGGAGAGAAAATTTGACAATAATTTTGCAGATTTGTCTAGATTCGGATAAGTAAAATAGTGATATTTAAAAGTGCAGAATGAGATCAAAGGTCTGCTGTCGTCTCTACAATCGGTAGACATTTACCTTGATCTGTCCAACAGTCTCCTCTCCGGTCACCTCAAGGGTGTGGGTGTTCTGGGCACGCAAGAAGAGTTGCATCTTGAGGCTGAAAGAAAACGAGAGATATTGAGCCAACCTTACTGActtaaatcataaaaatattaCCAACGCGGAAATGAGCCCGTGGCGACGCATTAATTTGTGACACCTAACAGTTGCTATCAATCCCGCCAGATTTCCACATTAATTCACATTGACTACCTCCAATATGTAACCAccggtaaaaaaaaatatatacatatacacctCAGTAAGATTGGGGTAACTTGGAAATTGAAATGAACCCGCGTAAGGCGGCGTGCAGCAACACCGCTGGACTTTTCGGCTGTCTAGCTAACGCTGTTAGCTTACCTAGCCACATGGGGCACGCGTTTGATTAAGCAGCTTAAAAACACGTGAAATACCGCCCAAATGTTGGAAATAAAGTTTTAGTTCTGATACTTGATGATATATGTGCCGTATCTGCCTACGAACACTGGTCTGAAATTCACTTAATAAGCATTTTATACTAATATTGCACAGGCCTTACCTCGTTCGATGCTAGTCGTTCAACGCTAGGCATAAAAAGGGCTGTTTAAGAGCCGACACTGCGCATGTGTGGATATACGTAGCCGTCGTCGGGTCCTCTGACCACGCCCCTTGTACAATGGCTCTTGAGACTCGATAATTAGCTTTTGTGTGATAAAAGCACCAATAACCTCATAAACTGCACAGCAACTGTCTTAAAAGTTACCACAGCAAGTCACCGATCAACACAGCCGGTAAATAAACTAAGAGGGCCCCACATAGTGAAATAGGTTATTAAAGCAGCTGCTTAAAGCAACTATATCTCTACTTTTACTGGTTCAGCCATGGATCAACCCTTCATGAGACTCAGCAGTAGAAACCACGTTGATGCTCGGTTAAAGGTCAGATCGAGACTGATTTGATACTGCTACAGTGTGGTCATTTGCACATGAACACAAGGTACAGGGGAGATTATACTCTCTGGGTTTGAGTCTGTAATGTGTCTGTACTGCTCTTTATGCTTCAGTGAACCTTGAGCAATTTAAGAAAGACAACTAAATCAACAAGCACCCAATGAGGATATCAATCTCTTTATTATGAAATCAAgtcaaaaaaacagaaacaaggatCTTCATTTCACTTTATGGAAACTTAagcatgaaatattaaaaatcttTCAGTTTGGGAAAGAGAAACATGACTCAGGTACATGAACAAATGTCTCCTTTAGAAGTTTAAAGTTTctccacacaaagaaaagagactAAGCTAAGTCATCCAatctaaaaattaaaaagccttttttcaGAGGGAAAAGAACTCTGCCttcacaaacatgcaaaaagcACCTCCCAAAAAACAGccattgttggaaatgatgaatgtagcaatgtcttttttttcctttttttaattttaataaacatGACTGGTCAACATGACCAGCATGGAGGGCCAAGTCTACTCCAATCATTGGCTACAAAGTGTAATTTAACTGATAAGCATATtctaaacaagaaaaaagaaactaatcAGCATCTGTAGTCTGTGGCAGGAATGAAATATCCAAGACACTGTTAAGAAGCCCTGTTCATGTTTAGAGATGTAGGCAGGAAAGGATGATTTCTTCCAAGTCTCTGTCTTCATGCCAGGTTTTTGTCCATCATGTAGGAGGAGGGGGGTAGTACTGGTTATACTGCGCATATTGGTTGTACTGGCCCCAGGAGTTCTGTCCCCAGCCACCATACTGCTGCTAAACAGGAAAGCACAATGTTACCATGATCACTGAATTTAACAGGCTTTATGGAATCAGTTTGTGTTGTAGTTTTGTCAGCCCATtttagtaagtaagtaagtaatcATGCAAATTTTGTTGGTAGAtggtgtggggggaaaaaattcAAAAGGGCACCTTCTTTAATGCAGTCAGTGACTGTATGAAACCTACCTGGTACCAGTTGTAATTATATGCAGAGTTGTTTGCCTGCATGTCTGTCATTGCATTTGCTGCAGCTGTGGTGCCGTCATCCACACGCTGTCTCTTGGCATCAGGTTCCTGAGAACTGCAGACAAGTAAACTCACGTCAGCACACTCTCTTGGTAAGCatttcaaccaaaaaaaaaagtccaatgaTTTACCAAATATTGCCACACAATCTGGTAATTATATAACCACATAACTAAACTTTTACAACTTCTACGCATGACTTTGAAAGAACAATGACATATTGTTGTGTAGTGTTTGAAGCCCTGTTCTGGTATCCACCTGTCATACCCGTTCTCAGCTTTCCTCTTTGtggattcattttctttctgtagtttctgctgctcctcatATGCAGCAACAAGCCTAGAGGATTTAAAGAATTAAAGCTATGCAACATCACATTtggtttaaaaatattaaaaaataaaaggaaatttctttggaaattaCAAAACACTCACATATTGATGTCAGTCCCAAAATCTTCAAGGAATTCGACCTTGCGCTGGGAGAATAGAAGACGGGACTCAAGGGGCATTGGACTGTTCAGGGCTCGATCAAAACAGGCCAGGATCTCTGCCTCATTCTGTGTCACATCTCCACTGTATTCCAGCTCAAGCAGGTTTAGATAGAGTTTTGGACTTGTCTGTAATGGCATAAAAATATCAGCATCTAACTTAAAACAAAGTCAACATAGTAGCTAATGAAATGTACTTTAATTGcaatatttcttaaaaaaaacactttacacTTAGAATAACCAAAAACCCCATGCTTATTATCAAGTAACAAAACATTCATGCTCAATGTGATGGTATTTGGTTCATATATTAATTTAATCCATTGCTGCAGATTTTAGGGAAAGCAAACGAATTTGAACAAACAAGCATGCTTTGTAGACTGACTCCTTCACTGGTCTCAGGACTCCAAGAATTAAACAGTTAATACATCAATAAACTACATTTACTATTTTCACCCTTTCATTCAAAACACAGAGGAATAGTAAAATTATGGGACTTATTAAGGCTTTGCCATGTAATGTAAACACATCTGTCAAAAAGGGGACCTGTCCCTTACCTGGTCTTTTTCAATAGCATCCAGCAGCACCTTCCTGGCTTTGTTCAAACTTTTCTGCACCTTCATCAGCTGCCTTGCCAACTTCACAGCATAGAACGATGTCTCCGTTGCAGTGCTTGCAGACTCCATGGCCTCCCTTAACAGCGCCTCCGCTTCCTCCAAGTTACCATGGCGACGCTCCAAACTGACCCGACGAAGGCGCACCATGGCGAGACCTGGCACCACCACCTCCAGTGACTTCAGGATGCTGCGCGCTTCCTCTACGTTCCCTGGGCAAAGAAACGGTGCACATCATAAATGGCTGGCCTTAACTGTAATCCCAGGTATTTGATAGTTTTGAACCATCTGTCACAAtggacagatttatttttttctggatgtCAATTTGTATGTTGATTTTGACGAGTGTTACACACCTTGCTGCTCCTCAAAGGCTGCCCACAGCAGGTGGATGGTTGGTTTCTTGGGCAGATGGATGGTACACGCCTTCTTGTAGACATGTCGCACACCGTCCGTGCTGTAGCTCTCTAGATATTTTGCATACTTCAGAGTGGAAAAGAGAAAGCGAGTTGGAAGAAATgcaggagaggacagagaaaaagaacagaggagaaagagaaaggcaaAAGAGACAGCACAATTTACACCCACATTTTCTGTTGACAGAAAGTGAATTTCTTCATTGACAAGATCGTTTTTAGAAATTTTCTGTGTAAACCCATCAGCACCTTCATGGAACCAATTAGATAAGTTTCTGTAAGGTAGTGGGAGACGAAGTAGATGCAACGTAGTAGTTGGCAAATGCTGCAGTCAAATCTTGTGTGGCAAGCTGGCCATCCCCTAATACAACAGATACAGTCACATATCAACGTTACACGCAAAGAGAGTGCAGGACGATTTACTGTGTCGATGTGATTATCATCGATGATGGGGGGAAGTGCAGGGAAGTAGCAGCAGTGCGCGAGAGGTCAACGATGACATTACCTTGGTCCAGAACTCCTCGTAGAGAGCACAGGCGATGAGGCATCGTTCAAAGAGAACAACCACGCGCTCCGGAGTCCCATTTTCAATCTCAAAGTCCAGGTACTCCTTCCAGTTGTTCAGCTGGGTCTTCTCTAAGGCTTTGACGTGGAAGTATGGTCTCTTAATCTAAAACGATATGAGTAAATGTTAATACACAGtgaaaagaataagaaaaaaaaaaaaaaaacatttccaccaTTTAACTTTGTGGTGAAGAAAACTGGAAACCTACCGCTTCCTCGAAGGCCCACCGCTTGCTGACTTCATGTTCGTTGTGGTTGAAAACCTCCTGCCGGACCTCAATCACTTTGTGGCGCATATTCTCAATCTCTGTCACTCTCtacatggaaacacaaaaacGAAACAGTTAACACCCTCATGTATATTTCACGGTCTCCACTTGATGTAAAAACTGCTAGACCTGCAGCCAAGGATTTACATCACCATGAGCTTGCCAGAGACAAGAGGCCTGCAGAGGGGGAGAGGTATGTATGCACCCTGCATATCAGCCTCTGGGTGCAGGTGCTGGGATCAATGGGTCTCAGGTGATCCTGTTAGTTATAGGACGTGCCCCTGATTGGATGCCAACTTGAATCCCCCCAGGCATTCATTGGCTAGCTGCTGACATAGAGACACCTCTTCAAACCTGTACAACTTTTCTTTCTATTTGATCATGGAGACGAACAGGCAAGCTCCTGCTAATCCCTGCAAGCGGTAATTTTGAAAATCGCCCCCACCTCCCCCCCGCAGGATTGGCAGCTGGATATCTACCTTAGCAGGATCCGCAAGATCTTCTGTACCCGGTGGTAGCTCCTCCTCAACAGCAGGCGTATCTCCATCATTGCTGACCATTGCTAAGCTGGCTTTAGAGAGCTCGACCCTCAGCTGAACAAACTCCTGCTCTGACAAGAAGTGTTTGGGGTTG
This genomic interval from Echeneis naucrates chromosome 24, fEcheNa1.1, whole genome shotgun sequence contains the following:
- the faua gene encoding FAU ubiquitin like and ribosomal protein S30 fusion a → MQLFLRAQNTHTLEVTGEETVGQIKAHVQALEGLLVEDQVLLLAGCPLENDASLVSCGVSEHCTLEVAGRLLGGKVHGSLARAGKVRGQTPKVDKQEKKKKKTGRAKRRIQYNRRFVNVVPTFGKKKGPNANS
- the fkbp3 gene encoding peptidyl-prolyl cis-trans isomerase FKBP3, with product MAAAPVREWSDEQLKSDDLPKKDIIKFIQDNAAHSFLNDHKLLGNIKNVAKTAKKEQLIIAYNQLFESKRFKGTEPVEEVTEQVKAVKIEEKPKEVKTEVVDEGPPKFTKSVLKKGDKTNFPKKGDTVSCWYTGTLEDGTVFDTNIPTAAKKKKQAKPLSFKVGMGRVIRGWDEALLTMSKGETARLEIDPEWAYGKKGVPESKIPPNAKLIFEVELVAVD